In Mangifera indica cultivar Alphonso chromosome 14, CATAS_Mindica_2.1, whole genome shotgun sequence, the DNA window CACAAGAATCTGTAGATTACAGTTTGAGAAGGTGGGGATAATAGAGGAGAAAGGAAGGTGATAGACATACTTGGATAACATCCTCAGCTCGATCGTTACATCTGTGAGCTTTAGGTTGACGATGTTCTCCCTCTGGCATTCCCCATGGGCTCTCTCTCCTCGGCACTGGTCTTGTCTCGCTCATCTCTTCTCTCTCGAATACAGAGGGACTGCAGGAACCACCGCTCCGGTTATATTTTTATGGCCAAAACGCTTGTTCCCGCCCAAGGTTTTTTGAAACCCGGAGACGGTCagttttttttatcacttaaaatcattatttaaaaatatttatcaataatatattaaaaataataaaattttattttattttatttatctcatcaatttaaaaaattaattttttctttaagattaaattttaaaaaattactttctcTTCCCTATTAGGTTTCCATTTCTCAAACAAAATTTCTTTGGAGCTCTCTCCCTTTGATGACAATTCTCTTTTTTGTGAACCTCCCCTCTCTAACGTTTTCATTAGAGATGAAGACACAACagaaatcttataaaaatatatataactttttaaaatttaattttaaaaaaattattaattttttaaactaaataagaaaatgaataaaattttattatttttaatatattatcggttaaatgataattttacttttagaaTTGAttgattctattaattttaacagtttatgaataaaagtttaaattttcaatccTTAATTGATACTGGTTTAAGGtttcaataaaccttgggtgagaattaGTCCTCCGGCCTATTTTTATTAGTAAGATCACACATTAATCCACTTGGTCTAAGTACCTTCGACTAAAAAATTTTTgggtaataaattaaaatgaccTATTTGGAGGGCGTCACGGGACCAACTGAGAGGGCGTGTATAAAATGATCATCACTCCAAGGGTCATACCTTTTTGACAAAGAGATTATGGTTGGACAAAATTatccattttataaaattgtgttGACTTAAAATGACCATCTTAAAACTTGCATACGCCTCTTATACAGAGTATTTCTATCACATGCCAACTTTTCATAGttgactttgaattttttgtgggttttttactcaaaaaataGGACAAAAAAAGTTAGTAAACTGTTTCATTTTCATCCTTCATTGTCTAAGATTGTGCAAATTTCCTTGAGTTTGTATTAGAAGTGGGGATATTATGGATGTAACATTTaaatcttttccttttttttttttttgcaaaatcGAATGAATTTATAGTATTTGTTATTCAGTTCTCTGAATGATTTCATTTCAAATGTGATTAGAAACAATATATGACAATTGAAAATGTCAAGTTAACATTGAACTTCAAAGTATTTGACATGACTGAGTTAAATAAAGACCAACCCATTAGTAGTTATGACTACTCTTTCATACTAACCCTTtttatgcattgattgatttaaGAGTCATGCATTCTTTAATTGTACCCAACAAAGTTAAGAGTTTATGGTTAGTGCCCACAGTAGTAAAgtagataaaaataaagttgCGTAATGAAGAAGTATGTTTAGCAATGAGATTTTGCAAGGTGAGACAATGATCATGGAAGGTCGAAAGCTAGGAGTAGATTTGATACTATCTGACATGTAAGACTTTGTTGTGATTTTAGGTATGAACTTTTTAGAGATATATGAAATTGAGATTAACTATAGAAGAAATAAAGTTAAGTTCAGTTTTGATAAAAGTGATTAGTTAACCTTTAGAGAGGATCGACTATTAAGTATAATGATCAATTGTGTAAAAGCAAGGAAAGATTGAGTAAAAGTTGTACGAGATATATAGCTCATGTGGTGAGTAAGACAAAAAGTTTTGGCCTAGATTTGTATAGTACACTAGTGGTATGACaaattgtgtttgtgtttttagACGACTTGCCAAGGTTAGCCTTTGAACGTGACATTGAGTTTAATATTGAGTTGACAGTGATTATAACACCAATATCTAAAACTTCATATAAAATGATCCAAGTCAAAATACAAGAATTGAAGAAACGACTTTAAGAGTTATTAGATAATGATCTCATAAGAGTAATTCATTTTCCATGGGGTGCACTATTCCTATTTGTGATAAAAAAGGATGAGTGGATGTGAATGCATGTTGATCATAGAGAATTGaacaaagtaataataaaaaaataagtactCATTATCTAGGatagatgatttgtttgataagttaaacataattttaattttttctaaaatttactTTAGATCTAAGTATCATCAAGTTAGAGTTGTCAAGAGAGATATACCCATGACTATATTTCGAACAAGGTATGAGCATTATAAGTTTATGGTTTTGTTCTTTGAATTGACCAATGCTCCGATAGttttttatagatttgatgAACAAGATGTTTAAAGATTGCttaaatagatatattgttttatttattcaatgatATTTTAGTTTACTTCAAGACAAGAAAAGAGCATGAAGTGCACTTAAGCATAGTTTTGTATGAGAGAGAGacaattatatgttaaattttctaAGTATAAGTTTTAGTTAGACTAAATGACACTTTGTGGATACATGGTTATAAGTGAGGGTATTACGGTGAACACAAGTAAGATAGAAACTATGTTAGAATGATAAAGGCTAAAGACAACAAAAGAGGTAAGAAGCTTACTTGGATTATTCAAGCTCAAGGCTTGATAGGgcttgaaaatttattatgggCAAGGGTGTCTTTGTTAGGCTTGAAAATTTACAAGGGATTGTAAAGGTGTTTTTtgtaggtttttaaaattatagaatatGCTTGAAATAGACTCAAAACAACTTGAGgcccaaaaaattttaataaattggacttgaacaaaaaatttaaggCTTGAATAGATAGATCTTAAGCTCAGATCcgaaatttatttatgagttcaagtttgaacaaactaaaattaattcaataggCTTGATTGACAACCTTACCTCTAGCCACCCAGGCAACAAAATATAAGGTTGTTATAGACTTCTTACAACAAAGACAGAGTTACTTCCCAAAATTAGAAGACATGGGACCATCAACTGTCAGGGACGATGTTGCCACTAAAATATTCCTCTGGACCAAGAGGTGATTAAGCCAAATCCAAtggaaaattacaaatatgacccAGGTAATACCTCCAAAAGCATTATTAGATTTGGCACTACTTTCCATCATCGAATTCGAACTACAAGGATATCAGTTGAAGTGAAGATCTTTTACCTCTCTCTAGATCCCCTTTTCAAGCTCGGCATGGGAGCTCTCCTTAAGCTGGTTGACGCAATACtctttattttcttcctcttaATCGCGGTGGCCGCGCCGTTGATTGACGCCCAGACTTGTCTTCCGCTCAGATTTTTCCCACAAATCCTCATCGATATTAAGCAATGGTACACCCGACAGTATGGAGATTATCTAGTCTCGGAGAAGCCCCTTTTCTTTGTGGGCCTTGTTACCCTCGAACTTGTTTTTCAGTGGCCACTCGCCATTCTTAACATCTTTGCAATTCTTACTTCTAAATCTTGGTTAAACACCACGTGTTTGATGTACGGCGCCTCTGTTGTCACTTCCATGGTAACTGAAATGAAATGTTTTCTGTTCTATTTTTAGCCCAAATCAACTCGATGTGTTTAATTGTATTGATGTGAATTGTAGGCTGCTGTGTTGCCGGAGCTGTTCGGGTCAGGAAAGGCGTCCGATGAACtgttaatgatttattttccGTTCATGGGTCTGGGTGTTTTGGCCATTCTACGTGGGCTGCTGGCCAATCCGGCAAAAACGACGATCGTGCACATCGGCAAGAGACCTGCTTTGGGAAGGAAGAAGAAGGCTTGAGATAGATTTTAGTCTTTATACAGAGTTgtctatttcaattttttttttttggtgttaaCACCGCTTGTTTTGATCAATCATGTTAGTGttctttttttttgcatttgggatttatacaaattttgtttGACTGAAAGAGGGTCGGATGTGAATGAAGATTTTTCTTCGATCCAGAATGGTTTGATTTTTGGAGGTTAATAGTGAATGGCAATACTAATCCGGTAGAATTTGATCATTTGGCTGATTTTCCCCTGGATTCCCTCAATATGATTGAGATTTATTAAACTGGAATAcgttttgattgaatttgttaCAGATCCATTGAAAATTAGCATTTTAAACATTATCAAGTGATCAAAGCCAGGATTTGTGAAATTTCTTACAAGTTTacctttgttttcttttttttcgtCTGGTTGATAGAAGCACAGATATTGACTAATGGTAAGCAATATCATCTTCTGCAATCAACAGATAATTCAGAAACTCACTTTactttggttaaaattaatctGAGATAGCAGAAGAAACAGGATTCTTTTATATTCCTCTCTTCTTTCAATTACTCTCATGGACTCACTTtttaccatttttcttttttatccgGATTGGATGCCAATTTGATAACTAAGACAATTCAATCTAACTAATAGTTAGATTGTTTGATCAATAGTAAGACTGATTAACtagttttaaaatgttgttcaaaacaattttatgtaattaatcattaaagatataatttcaattattttaacataaattagataaaattttgatggGAATATTTGAAGGCTGTAAGGAAGTATCAGGAAAGACTAAACAGGACTGGGGATCACCTTAAGCTACACTACCTCTATAAAAGAACTAGACTTGTTTATATTAGTGTTGTCTTCTCCTGCAAATAGATTATGCTGCACTGGATTGTAAAAACTATTGACCAAGTCCAACTTTACTTCCATCACCATTGAAACCAAAACTATTTATATCTGTTTTGAAGGGAAACACCTGTTCTCCAAAGGTGGCATTGGATGGTAAATACACCGTTCAATATTCATACACCTATATCCCTTAGGAGCTAAGTTATACCCTATAAACACACACTTTCTGgtataaaaactaaacttgTGCTTATTGTATGGCCTTAGGTTTAAAAGCACAAACATCCAAAAGCTTTTAGTCCTAAATAGTTAGGTGTGGTTCCAAAAACAACTTGGTAAGGTGACATGTTGGACAAAACTGCAGTAGGTAACCCATTAATAAAAAACACTGTTACTTGAAATGCTAAACACCAAtatttcaagttcattttagCTTGTGATAACAAAAGACTAACCCCATCTCCAATATGTGTTGATGCTTTCTCTTACTCTTCCATTTTGTTGGTGAACCTAAGGACAAGGGTGCATAAACCTAATACCATGGTCATCaagatataaaaacaaaactctTATACTTTCCTCCTTGATCACTTTGACCTTTTTCTCAAATTACTTCTCAACAAGTTTacgaaatttaataaaaacaccTAGAGCTacagacttttttttttaaaagaaaatatttgaatgaatCTGGAGTGATCATTGACAAAATGTATATAATACATCTATACCCTCCAATTGATGAATAAGGTGATGAATCCGTATATTTGTTTGAATGAATTCTAAAATCTGTGAAGCCCTAGTATTAGAAGCAGGAAAAGagaactgatttttttttaccacattaacaattaattcaaactgaatttttatttctattactAGTAGAAACATTTTGCAACCTATGTACATTTTGAACTACTTGTGTACAAAGGTGACAAAGTCTTTTATGCTGTAcatcaaaattatttgttttaaggtACACATTAGAATTCAGTAAAGAAGTGTCCACAAATTTATTCTCTTGACTATGAACTAGACTGGTATGTAAACAAGCAACACAATCAACATTTGGAGATTGGCTTGTCAGTTGATATAAACTGCCTCTAAGTACTCCTTGAAGCAGTATAGTCTTGGTGTCTTTGTCCTTAACAAGACAATAATTAGAGTTAAATTCTACTAAAACATTATTGTCTTCAATAAGTCTTAGAAATGCTTAAAAGATTTTTGGTACACATAGTATATTTCTTAAATGTATGGATCGATTTGAAGCACTTGGGGGTAAAGAAACACAACCTGTATGAGTAATTGGAAGACACTCTCCATTGCCAACTTGTAGCTACTGCTTCCCACCATAATCCATTTGATTTTCAAGCTGATTGGCATTGGAGGTGACATAGTTTATAACTCCAGAATCCATGTATCAGCTTAGGTCTTTCACTGTTTCTGAAGTGGCTATACAACCTTGAGCCTGTTTTGGAAATTTCACCACTGCTGCATAATTGTTCACATTGATAGAACCACGTGGATTTTGACTTGGAACAGGACTTACAACATAGGGAAACCGAGTAGACACTTGACTGTTAAATCCACTCTCATCCACATCATCAATATTATTCATCACCTGTTATTAGTCCTTCTCTTCCAGCAGTAAAATTTTGTACCATTTTCACCAGTGCCTCAAACATAGGTTATATCAAACCTATGATAACACTGTAATGCAGTATGTCTAGCCTTGTTACACACTTGACACATCAATCTAGGCCTTGGAAACATCTTACCTCTACctctattataataatttttcatattttcaccaCTAACTCCCTTAGAATTATTCATTTGGCTTTCTCTTACATGTGAGCTATTAGCATAGAACAAGCCCATATTATTGGTTGCACTATCTATTTGACTTTCCCTTACATGTGAGCTATTAGCATAGAACAAGCCCATATTATTGGTTGCACTATCTATTTTTGAACTTTAGTTATGATGCTCTTTCTCAACAAACCTAGTGGCTATATTAACATTACTATCATGCACATTCATAGGATAacaaacatttttataaatccTTTGTTCATATTTCTGCAGGATAAATTTGGCCTCATCTAATGTTTTGTGTTCAATTGATGAATTCTATTTTGAAATGACATGCATTATAGCAAGATCAAACTCTGATTCGAGACTTTCAATTATCTCTAGTTACATCATTCTTCAGTCAACACATGTTGACCACTAGCTCCTAAAGCCTCTGCTATCTCCTTCATCCTCCTCATATATTCATGTACACTTAGTGAGCCTTTTTTAAGACACTGTAGAGTACTCTTTTAAGTTTTGCTACTTTAACCTTTGACTCTATTACAAAATAATCTTCTAATACACTCCACATAACATTAGCACTTTCACATTTAGAAATATGGCTAAACATAGATTCATAAATAGAGGCAAGAAGTCAACTCATCAATGGTTTGTCATATCTCTTCTAAACATGAAATTGAGGATTCAATTGCTTCATGGAAGTAAGTACTTGAATCAATCTGAACAATAACAAAAGGTGAAAGACATCCAATAAGGTAATCTTCCAGTTCATGTGCTCACACAGTATGCATCACATGTGCTCTCCAGtaacaataattttctttagTCAATTTAAGAGTAACTGCATGTAGATTCAACATTGGAAAATTAACTCTTAAACATGCAACATGGTTCTATAATGGTCTAGAACAAATACTCGCTCTATAGTAACTAAAGAGTCAGATAGGGATGAAAAGTTAGCCATTGACGCTAGTCAtaagctttgataccatataAAGTTTCAAACTACACTAGAAATGAATTACTAGATTATTGAGAACTCTAGAAACAAACTGATTTTCATTTAGATATTTTAGCATATTTATACACATTTACATTGCCAACTGCCTTTACAAAACTAAATCTAGGCCGCTAAACACATCATATGAATTTACCCAACAATTGATTACATACCGCTTGATCAACATCAATGGAACAGTGGTTCACCCAGGCAACAATGGTTTGAGAGAAAGATGAACAATATCCCTCAATCGAAAGAACAAAATACTTCTCTATAGCTACAAGTTCTGTttccaaaacgacatcaactcACTTATTCCAATTCACACCGTTTTGACACAATGCATTTCAACTTTCGTTAACTACTAATTCGTCTTCCATTAGTTCTTATTTGCTTTTAACGTTACCAACACATATTTCGTTAGTATGCTTAACAAAATGGATTTGCATTGATTTGTGATTATCATTGGTCCACTTTggtatgttatttaattatgcAAATGCAAGTAGACCGAAAATTACCcctaaattttttaagtaaaaccaaataaatactcctgtaaaaaggaaaaaaaagttatacGAGCTAGATTTATAACTTCATCTATgccttttaattttatcttttcaaccatctaaattataaataaataatgttgtgTATACAAAGTTGAAATCACAATTATATACGAAATCTATTATTGAAGACTTTTCTCTGTGTCAAACCTTTGGTTTTAggaatttaaagattatcttggtaatctatcttttattacttacattaatttatttgatttatcagtaataaaaaattacgataATACCACTTTCACTTTATGGGGTATTtgatttaggtaatattttattactaaaataaaaaaattaccttgaagatagattacttaaaagattaaaagataGATTCCAGGATTTAAATATTAccatctatcttttattaccttatttgatttattatcttgataatctatcttttattaccttaggtataaatacttataatagatttaaagattactttggtaatctatcttttattaccttatttggtttattaccttgataatctatcttttattaccttaggtataaataattataataaacgatcccttaggtattaaaagattatcaaagtaattttaattttattataattatattattatttattaattttttgagaaaaataaatttatttttaattaatataacaaataatataaaaaatatttaaaaataattatattcaagggcatttaagtaaaataatttactagtaatttttttattacttttaactaaacacaataattattttcgaatgaatagatttaataaaattatgtgtatctattttgtgtGCATAATTAGATACACACTTGATGTGTATCATCAAATagctaattttaaattaatgataaaataatactcaatcacatgatgacatatcatatgtatatatatttgtatactaaaatgTGGgaacacataatattatttgaataaattttatcttcaaatgaaattaagaatGTCAAATTAATCAAGGTTTATAGGGTGTAGTACCAGGAAACCAAGAGTAGTCAgtattataattcaaaaaaggtcaaatgactatttcccacccaaggtatgcttcgatctcaagttttcactctttaactatggaagTACcgaatacccacccatgagcagttaaaattaacgatggtaaggataaaatcgttattttctctataagattaaaaataaactaaaatagaatctacttttgcccccctaaactttaaaaactaaaatattcccccagcctaagttttaaaaaatagcagtttcactctagggtttcgttttgaaatctccagctccattgccgacgacctctccctcctgaagcatcctctcttttcggcgatctctttcctctcatttggacatTCGATCTGTGTCGGAAAAGCCGtagaagacaaagaacttcgtcagggaagacgaagttcttcgtcttcccagacgaagacgagactactcgtcgtcctctgggaagacgagtagtcttcatttgggaagacgatcgtcttcccagactacgaagatgatttctcttcttaGACGACGTCTCTCTACGTTGGATGGGTTgaggtggagttgaggggggctgtcggtggaagagaaactgtcgagagggagagacggcCGACGATGGCGCAGGAgaaaagtgaaagggtttggaaactaaaccctagggggggaaatgcaatcttttcaaacttagcttaaagaaaaaaatgttagtttttaaacttttaggggggaaaatgagattaaattttcaagggttagagtttcgttaaatttaaccagccatgggtgggtgtttgatacTTTCAtagttaaatgatgaaaatttgagattgcagcataccttgggtggaaaatagtcgtttggccttcaaaaaatgttgaaaacCATTTTAATTACCCGTACCCACAAAGTGGAACTATTAGATCAATAGCTCATCCATTGGACAttaccagaaaaaaaattaatagcgAAAAGCAACCTGGGAATTCAAATAACTCATAATTGTTCTTCATCATTAGAGAACTATGACATCTTCAACATATACAAAATGGTACCGCTTTAATCATTCTAGAAAAGCAAACGATATCCTCAATGATTAATGTGAAATACTTCAAGAATGTATTCATTTGCCAGGTTTTGCGGCAATTTAATGAAAGTTGTAGCGTGGAACTTGATACGTTCAAGAATTGGCTGCACTTAATTAACCAAAGTCCATGCATCTCCAGTCAAAAAGTGAGATTTGACTAACTAAAGTAccattttttaggtttaaaaaaaaaagaaaatagataaataattatgtaaaaggatattgagatatttttaaattgaatgaattcttatccctttaaatataaaacttaagaaagagagagagaaaaaaaaaaagatttgattaGATAACTACAGATGTAAATAGATATTAAgggattttcaaattaaaggaaTTATCAGCTCTTCATATTTCAAACCTaaggaggaaaaagaaatatgattacataaataaagagGTAAGAAATAATTAAGGGATTTAAGTTAAATGATttcttattccttcaaatttcaaaattaataaattcagatttttattaattccaagaGTTTTCTTCCCAATTAAAATACTCAATTTTTCTACACTTTTTGCAATTGAAGGAGGGAAAGTAAAAGTGTTGCATAAATTATGTTATACCTATTTTTCTTAAGAACTTGAGTAAGTTAGATTTTAggaattttgatttcattttttgaattattgataGTTTAAGctttaattatgttaaaatagtATTAAAGTTAGAATTGTGCTTGTGcattttagaaacaaaaaatttggacaatatttatatttcaattttgttgattttttaaaaaacgaaattgaattaattttgattctaaaatttcatgaaGATCCATTCATAATtctattaaatcatataaaaattatataataaagacTGTCTAGTAAAGATTCTGAATTCTAAATAGTTTAATACTGTGCCCTGGttaattgttttgaaaaataaattgatttaatttttgtttgaaaatttttgtggATGTTCATTAACATGTCTATTTGTGTAAcaaaaatttagtaattttatagaTGAGTttggaaattattaaagatCATAGAATAAGGATTTTCCAGtaaagagtttgaatttgatattttatttttgtgcagcgttttgattaaaaaaattattttgattgtaaatgatttttttttttcgaaaattCTATTATgtcttttcaattttatcaaagttttagAGTAGCATAAAATTTTTTCTGAAGATTTAcaccaaaattttataattttttggttGGTTGGCCTCTCAAGGGAGATTTTGCACCATGGACTATCTCCAAATCAATGGCCTTATTGCATCATTTGAGTGTATGCTATTCAAATCCTCTTTTGAATCCCACGGGCACATTTTCTTCAATTGTACTTTCTCTTCCTATGTATGGAGGGAAGTCTCAAGCAAGACACTTATGGCCTAACTGACTTTCCTATGGTGCTCTTTGCTTCAATGGGTTGTCACTTACCATGCTGCAAAGATGACTTCACGAATATCCGTTCAGAGGTAGTCTTCTCAACAACAGTTTATTCTCTATGGTATGAGTCGAATAACGGAATATTCCATCAACATCATAACTCCAGCAAGGTCATCATTACTAACATTTGAAGGCTTGTTCAAGCTAACATTCATGACAGAACCTCCAAGTTAGATATTATGGTGCCACAACTAGGTATCATCTTTTGTATTGGATTCTTGGATTGTTGTTTCATTGGACTTGCACTTTTTGATCTCAAACATTTTCTTGTGATGGGGGTTAAAGTTGAGAGGAGAAATCATATAATTGTTTGTTAGACCAATGTTTGGGTGAACCTCATCCTTTCACATCTTGTATTGGTATTGCATTTGTATAGGGAAAAGTTTT includes these proteins:
- the LOC123195878 gene encoding sigma intracellular receptor 2-like, with protein sequence MENYKYDPGNTSKSIIRFGTTFHHRIRTTRISVEVKIFYLSLDPLFKLGMGALLKLVDAILFIFFLLIAVAAPLIDAQTCLPLRFFPQILIDIKQWYTRQYGDYLVSEKPLFFVGLVTLELVFQWPLAILNIFAILTSKSWLNTTCLMYGASVVTSMAAVLPELFGSGKASDELLMIYFPFMGLGVLAILRGLLANPAKTTIVHIGKRPALGRKKKA